Within the Deltaproteobacteria bacterium genome, the region GTCACTCTCGTCCGCCTCGATGCTCCTCGCAATGACACAGCGGCGTCATCGCGCGTACCCACCGTCTGTCATCGCGAGCTGAAACTATGCGAAGCGATCCCGTGGCGACCGGAGGGCGCCGTGATTCTCTTTGCAGCTTCCGTCTTCGCTCTGGTAGCTTCGACGCGGTAAACCGTCACTCTCGTCCGCCTCGATGCTCCTCGCAATGACTTCGCTGGTCATTGAACCTTGAACCTTGAACGTTCTTTTTTGGACCTGCTCTTCCCCTCTGGACTCCCTGTCCGCCATAGCTCGCAGAGCGAAGGTGGATGGACTCTGAACGTTCTTTATCCCGTTGAACGTTGGTATTTGGACCTTGGCCGCAGGCCTATCTAAGAAACAGCAACGTGATGACCAGGATCACCGGCATCGCCGCGTAGACCTTTCTCATGCCGAAACCGACATGGGCGTTTCTTATCAGGACCCGGAAGATGAAAAAGAGGAGAAACGTGTTGATCAGAACAAGGAAAAGCGGCACGACAGTGTAAATTCCACGAACATAGTCGAAAACGGCGATGACAACTCCCGCCATGTTCAGACAGATGAAATCCATTGGGTCCAGGAGAAAAAGCTCGAACCGTCCCTTCCGCATTCGGGTAGACAGGAAATACGAGATGAAGATCAAAAGAAGAGCGAGAAAGAGCCACCTCTCGACCGGAAACCCGGCCTTGTACCGTGAGACGAGTGCAAGGTCCATGGTCAGGATGAGGAAGAAGACAACCCCCTTGGAGAAGAACATGGGCCTGGTATGGCCGTTTTCACTCCGGTCCAGGAGATCCGGTATAGCCAGAAGCGGCAAAAGCAGGGTTGCCGCAAGGACCAGCCCTCTTCCTGCCTCCAGGTAGAATGCGGCCAGGCCGACATTAAAAATCAGCATCAGGATGATCGCGGTCAAAGTACCGCTGTAGACGCCTCCCGCATCCTTCCGTTGCCCTTCCAATTTTCCCAGGGCTCTCAACCTCGCGTTGACCGCTTCTATCTTCGCGTGGAAGTTATAGACATTGAGGGCCCTGATGATAATTACCATAAGGACAATGAGGAGCAGGGAGGCGCTGAGGATATAGAGGCTCCGGCGCCGGCTGAGCCCGATCGCCATCTGCCCGAGAAGAAAGGAAAAAGCCAGGAAGTAGATCAGGGTCTGGCGGGGGGTGAAGTTGAGGTCGAGGAGCCTGTGGTGCAGGTGCCCCCTGTCCGGCTTGAAGGGGTTGTTTCCGGCAGATACCCTTCTCGCGAAAGCGAGGGAAGTGTCCACCATCGGAATGGCGAGGAAAAAGATGGGGATGATCAGTACCATCAGGGTCGTTGTCTTGGCGGACTGGATGATGGCGGTCACCGCGATGGAAAACCCCAGGAGCAGGCTTCCGCTGTCCCCCAGGAAGGCCCTCGCGGGGTGGAGATTGTACCTCAACAGGCCGAACAGCGCTCCCGAGACGACCAGGCAGAAGAGGACGAGGGCTGTCTGCCCTTGGAGGAATGCGATGGCCCCGATGCCGAGGAAGGCGTTAAGGGAAAGGCCGGCGGCGAGCCCGTCCATCCCGTCGATGAGGTTGACGGCGTTGGTCAGGCCCACGATCCAGAAGACGGTCAGCAGGATGGAAAACAGGGTGTCATCGTTACGGGGAAAAGTTCCGAATGCCCCGAAATTGATGAGATGGATCCTGACCCCGGACTGAACGACCAGCAGCGCCGCGGTGACCTGGGCAACAAATTTCGTAAGATACGCAACGCCCTGCAGATCATCCAGAATGCCCACCGTGAAAATGATAAGTATCGCGAAAAGCAGATAGGACAGAAGGGGATCGCCCCAATAGGACAGACAGAAAGCAGCGAGGATGAACGGGAAGAGGAGCAGGCCGCCCGCCAGTGGTATGGGTTCCCTGTGGACCTTTCTCCCGCCGGGATAATCCATAAGATCCCAGGCCCGGCAGAGAGAAATGGCCTTCGGCGTCAGCAGAACCGTAAGCACGGCCGCTATCAAGAAGGCAAATACATACCTGTACATGGACTCCCCCAACAACGATTCCCCAAACAACCTAAAAAGCGTACTGAACCGTACTTCTTTTAAGGCATTGTTATATTAGCAGACTTCTGTCCAATGTCCAGTAGGATAAATAAGGTTCAATGTTCAACGGGATAAAG harbors:
- a CDS encoding undecaprenyl/decaprenyl-phosphate alpha-N-acetylglucosaminyl 1-phosphate transferase, which gives rise to MYRYVFAFLIAAVLTVLLTPKAISLCRAWDLMDYPGGRKVHREPIPLAGGLLLFPFILAAFCLSYWGDPLLSYLLFAILIIFTVGILDDLQGVAYLTKFVAQVTAALLVVQSGVRIHLINFGAFGTFPRNDDTLFSILLTVFWIVGLTNAVNLIDGMDGLAAGLSLNAFLGIGAIAFLQGQTALVLFCLVVSGALFGLLRYNLHPARAFLGDSGSLLLGFSIAVTAIIQSAKTTTLMVLIIPIFFLAIPMVDTSLAFARRVSAGNNPFKPDRGHLHHRLLDLNFTPRQTLIYFLAFSFLLGQMAIGLSRRRSLYILSASLLLIVLMVIIIRALNVYNFHAKIEAVNARLRALGKLEGQRKDAGGVYSGTLTAIILMLIFNVGLAAFYLEAGRGLVLAATLLLPLLAIPDLLDRSENGHTRPMFFSKGVVFFLILTMDLALVSRYKAGFPVERWLFLALLLIFISYFLSTRMRKGRFELFLLDPMDFICLNMAGVVIAVFDYVRGIYTVVPLFLVLINTFLLFFIFRVLIRNAHVGFGMRKVYAAMPVILVITLLFLR